The following are from one region of the Amylibacter sp. IMCC11727 genome:
- the ubiG gene encoding bifunctional 2-polyprenyl-6-hydroxyphenol methylase/3-demethylubiquinol 3-O-methyltransferase UbiG, translating into MAGPTTVDAGEIAKFEAMAAEWWDESGKFKPLHMLNPCRLEYIVDQLTAEFGRDRDALDSLKGLRILDIGCGGGLLSEPMARLGATVVGADAAAGNIPVAKVHAEQMGLDIDYRHVTAEELAEAGEQFDAVLNMEVVEHVADPQAYLNACQTLLKPNGIMICSTLNRNPKSFLMGIIGAEYVMRWLPKGTHEWSKFITPDELYDLIETAGLTPVDRKGFVFNPITWSWSISARDLSVNYVTASVKR; encoded by the coding sequence ATGGCGGGACCAACAACAGTAGATGCAGGCGAAATTGCAAAGTTCGAAGCAATGGCCGCGGAATGGTGGGATGAGAGCGGGAAATTCAAGCCGTTGCACATGCTGAATCCCTGTCGTTTAGAATATATTGTGGATCAGCTGACCGCCGAGTTTGGGCGGGATCGCGATGCGCTCGACAGTCTGAAAGGGTTGCGAATTCTGGACATTGGGTGTGGCGGCGGTTTGCTGTCTGAACCCATGGCGCGATTGGGTGCAACGGTTGTGGGTGCGGATGCGGCGGCAGGGAACATCCCAGTGGCAAAGGTACATGCAGAGCAAATGGGGCTCGATATTGATTACCGTCATGTGACGGCAGAAGAGCTGGCCGAAGCTGGTGAACAGTTTGATGCGGTTTTGAACATGGAAGTGGTGGAGCATGTTGCCGATCCGCAGGCGTATTTGAATGCCTGTCAGACCTTGTTGAAACCGAACGGAATTATGATTTGTTCCACCCTAAACCGAAATCCGAAGAGTTTTCTGATGGGGATTATCGGCGCGGAATACGTGATGCGGTGGTTGCCCAAAGGCACGCATGAATGGAGCAAGTTTATCACGCCAGATGAATTGTATGATTTGATCGAAACGGCTGGTCTGACGCCTGTGGATCGCAAAGGGTTTGTGTTTAACCCGATCACATGGAGCTGGTCCATTTCAGCGCGAGACCTGAGCGTGAATTACGTGACAGCCAGTGTGAAACGTTAG
- a CDS encoding transcriptional regulator, with the protein MTDQSDSNLAVALFSELIAADQAIKGVLSRRLPKGMEMSHFSVLTHLNHVTETSPAKLARSFALTKGAITNTLKKLELAGYIHIRPDWDDARKKQVSISAAGRAAHEQALLSLMPEFEKVAQSLGDQKIKAILPTLRQFRGTLKS; encoded by the coding sequence GTGACAGACCAATCAGATTCCAATCTTGCCGTGGCCCTGTTTTCCGAACTGATCGCAGCGGATCAAGCGATCAAAGGTGTCCTATCGCGCCGCCTACCCAAAGGCATGGAAATGTCGCATTTTTCTGTCCTGACACATCTGAATCATGTGACCGAAACCTCCCCCGCGAAATTGGCACGCAGCTTTGCTCTGACCAAAGGGGCCATCACCAACACGCTTAAAAAATTGGAACTGGCGGGTTATATCCACATCCGCCCCGATTGGGATGATGCCCGCAAAAAACAAGTCTCCATCAGCGCCGCCGGCCGTGCCGCCCACGAACAGGCGCTCCTCTCACTCATGCCAGAATTTGAAAAAGTCGCGCAATCGCTAGGCGATCAAAAGATCAAAGCAATCCTTCCAACCCTACGCCAATTCCGCGGTACGTTGAAAAGCTAA
- a CDS encoding carbon-nitrogen hydrolase family protein, producing MRVGVIQLNSGDDPTANLPHTQTLIAEAAANGATFVATPEVTNIVSTSRARQNVVLQFQADDQTLQALRSHAANLKIWLLIGSLALKTDDPEGRFANRSFLINPQGDITASYDKIHMFDVQVSETETYRESAGYRAGKHAALTNLENANLGMTICYDMRFPHLYRALAQRGADILTMPSAFSPVTGAAHWHTLLRARAIETGCFVIAPAQTGQHDISTGKPRATYGHSLVVDPWGAILLDAGTDVGAHVVDLDLASVQTARKRIPALTHDRAYRKPNP from the coding sequence ATGCGCGTCGGGGTCATCCAACTCAACAGCGGTGATGACCCCACCGCAAACTTGCCTCATACCCAAACCCTGATCGCCGAGGCAGCAGCCAATGGCGCAACCTTTGTTGCCACGCCCGAGGTCACGAATATTGTGTCCACATCCCGTGCGCGTCAAAACGTGGTTCTGCAATTTCAAGCCGATGACCAAACGCTACAGGCGCTCCGCTCCCACGCGGCAAACTTAAAAATCTGGCTGTTGATCGGTTCTCTCGCATTAAAAACCGATGATCCAGAAGGCCGCTTTGCCAATCGGTCCTTTCTGATAAATCCGCAAGGCGACATCACCGCATCTTACGACAAAATCCACATGTTTGATGTGCAGGTCTCGGAAACCGAAACCTACCGTGAAAGCGCGGGATACCGTGCTGGAAAACATGCCGCCCTAACAAATCTGGAAAACGCAAATCTCGGCATGACCATCTGCTATGACATGCGCTTTCCTCACCTCTACCGCGCTCTTGCGCAGCGCGGGGCGGATATCCTTACCATGCCATCCGCTTTTTCCCCCGTCACTGGGGCGGCCCATTGGCACACTCTGTTGCGGGCCCGCGCCATTGAAACAGGCTGCTTTGTCATCGCACCCGCACAGACGGGTCAGCATGATATTTCCACAGGCAAACCCCGCGCCACCTATGGTCATTCCCTTGTGGTTGATCCGTGGGGGGCAATCCTTTTGGATGCTGGAACGGATGTGGGCGCACATGTCGTTGATTTGGACCTCGCTTCGGTGCAAACTGCGCGCAAACGCATTCCCGCGCTCACCCATGATCGCGCCTACAGAAAACCAAACCCGTGA
- the grxC gene encoding glutaredoxin 3, with translation MKQVEIYTTPICGFCSAAKRLLNAKKVPFQETNVMINPAAKAEMIKRANGGRTVPQIFIGGKHVGGCDDLHALERSGKLDKLLAG, from the coding sequence ATGAAACAAGTCGAAATTTATACCACACCGATCTGTGGTTTTTGTTCTGCTGCCAAACGGCTGCTGAACGCGAAAAAGGTCCCGTTCCAAGAAACCAACGTCATGATCAACCCAGCTGCAAAGGCAGAAATGATCAAACGGGCCAACGGGGGCCGCACCGTGCCGCAGATTTTTATCGGCGGTAAACACGTGGGCGGTTGTGATGATTTGCACGCGCTGGAACGCTCTGGCAAGCTCGATAAACTGTTGGCAGGCTAA
- a CDS encoding ComF family protein has protein sequence MQKIIRFAYPARCLSCGDDTEIESMLCQSCWPDAHFIAGSVCNACGVPIKGEAQDDDLCEACHAAPPIWKQGRAVGLYEGPIRRMTMALKHGDRHDIAKHMGRWMLANAGPLISTETTLVPVPLHWSRMLRRRFNQSVLIADAIAAERAMRHIPDALQRIRATKPQKNMSRSERYENQRCALRAHPKRQDQIKGKPILLIDDVMTTGATLSACAEACLQAGAASVNVLVFARVARPE, from the coding sequence TTGCAAAAAATAATCCGATTTGCCTATCCCGCGCGGTGCTTATCCTGCGGCGATGATACGGAAATCGAAAGCATGTTGTGCCAATCCTGCTGGCCTGATGCCCATTTCATCGCGGGATCCGTGTGCAATGCTTGTGGTGTTCCTATCAAAGGCGAAGCGCAGGACGATGACCTGTGTGAAGCCTGTCACGCTGCCCCACCCATCTGGAAACAAGGTCGCGCCGTTGGCCTATACGAAGGGCCCATCCGCCGCATGACCATGGCCCTAAAACACGGCGACAGGCACGACATCGCCAAACATATGGGGCGTTGGATGCTGGCCAACGCTGGCCCTCTTATCAGCACAGAAACGACCCTTGTCCCCGTGCCACTACATTGGTCACGCATGTTGCGGCGCAGGTTCAATCAATCGGTTTTAATTGCCGATGCCATCGCCGCAGAACGAGCTATGCGCCATATCCCAGATGCGCTGCAACGTATCCGCGCCACGAAACCGCAAAAAAACATGTCGCGCAGTGAAAGATACGAAAACCAACGCTGCGCTTTGCGCGCCCACCCCAAAAGGCAAGATCAGATCAAAGGAAAACCAATTCTCCTGATCGACGACGTGATGACAACAGGCGCCACATTGTCCGCTTGTGCGGAGGCATGTTTACAGGCAGGTGCCGCATCTGTGAACGTTCTGGTCTTTGCTCGCGTTGCACGGCCCGAATAA
- a CDS encoding methyltransferase domain-containing protein, which yields MDTPALFDPHAVTAHRARARDEDALFLHKFAASEVSERLKDVNRTFTDAVFIGWQGPLWAKETGVFPRFIPDSDVLDLEPESCDLIVHCLGLHWSNDPVGQLIQMRRALRPDGLMISVMFAGETLDELRQSLTQAEAAISGGISPRVAPMADLRGLGALLQRAGFGLPVADIEPVRVAYETPWHLMRELRAMGEANAMTARGKGFTRRDLFVKMAEVYAQNFCEDGRMMATFELAFLTGWAPSDTQQKPLRPGSATTRLADFLGATEMGEDGEKA from the coding sequence ATGGATACACCTGCTCTTTTTGATCCACATGCTGTGACGGCGCACCGTGCGCGGGCCCGTGACGAAGACGCGCTGTTTTTACATAAATTTGCTGCATCTGAAGTTTCAGAGAGACTGAAAGACGTTAACAGAACGTTTACGGATGCGGTTTTCATTGGATGGCAGGGGCCGCTCTGGGCGAAGGAAACGGGGGTGTTTCCCCGATTTATCCCTGATTCCGACGTGTTGGATTTAGAGCCTGAAAGCTGTGATCTGATCGTGCATTGTTTGGGGCTGCATTGGTCGAACGATCCTGTTGGGCAGCTTATTCAAATGCGGCGTGCGCTGCGCCCCGATGGGTTGATGATTTCGGTGATGTTTGCAGGTGAAACGCTGGATGAATTGCGCCAATCCTTGACGCAGGCCGAGGCTGCGATTTCGGGGGGTATCAGCCCACGAGTTGCACCGATGGCGGATCTGCGCGGACTTGGGGCGTTGTTGCAAAGGGCGGGGTTTGGATTGCCAGTGGCCGATATTGAACCCGTGCGCGTGGCTTATGAAACGCCATGGCATTTGATGCGTGAGCTGCGTGCCATGGGGGAGGCGAATGCCATGACCGCGCGGGGCAAAGGATTTACGCGCCGTGATCTGTTTGTAAAAATGGCCGAGGTTTATGCGCAAAATTTTTGTGAAGACGGGCGCATGATGGCGACCTTTGAATTGGCCTTTCTGACAGGCTGGGCCCCGAGCGATACACAACAAAAACCCTTGCGGCCTGGATCGGCAACCACGCGGTTGGCGGATTTCTTGGGTGCGACAGAAATGGGTGAAGACGGGGAAAAGGCT